One genomic segment of Peribacillus sp. FSL H8-0477 includes these proteins:
- the putP gene encoding sodium/proline symporter PutP — METGVMISLAIYFIAMLLIGLYAYKKSSEDISGYMLGGRGLGPAVTALSAGAADMSGWMLMGLPGAMYSTGLSSVWLAIGLTVGAYFNYLLVGPRLRSYTEIANDSITIPDYFENRFMDHTRILRFVSAIIIIIFFTLYTSAGFVSGGTLFESSFDMDYKIGLFVTAGVVIAYTIFGGFLAVSLTDFVQGIIMFLALILVPVVTFFELGGPASAMQDVRQIDPHLMDIFRGTSILGIISFLAWGLGYFGQPHIIVRFMAISSVKELKPARRIGMTWMIVSVFGALLTGLSGLVYATRNNIPVDDPETIFVILSNVLFHPLITGFLLAAILAAIMSTISSQLLVTSSALTEDFYKTFLRRNATDKELVLIGRLSVLLVAIVGLLLALTPNKTILALVGYAWAGFGSAFGPAVLLSLYWRRMTKWGALAGMVVGAVTVLVWVNIPGLSDFMYEMIPGFTLSLIAVIGVSFMTSIPNKEVQDTFNEMEKVISKL, encoded by the coding sequence ATGGAAACAGGCGTTATGATTTCTTTGGCTATTTATTTTATAGCCATGCTATTAATTGGCTTATATGCCTACAAAAAATCTTCAGAAGATATTTCTGGTTATATGTTAGGAGGCCGCGGATTAGGTCCAGCCGTTACCGCACTATCTGCTGGTGCAGCTGATATGAGCGGCTGGATGCTGATGGGACTTCCAGGAGCCATGTATTCAACCGGTTTATCAAGTGTTTGGCTGGCTATTGGATTAACGGTCGGAGCTTACTTCAACTACTTATTAGTAGGACCTAGACTTCGGAGTTATACAGAAATAGCAAATGATTCTATTACCATCCCCGATTATTTCGAGAATCGATTCATGGATCATACACGGATTCTACGTTTCGTATCTGCTATTATCATTATTATCTTCTTTACACTATACACCTCTGCTGGATTTGTTTCAGGCGGTACCCTTTTTGAAAGTTCATTCGATATGGATTACAAAATCGGATTATTTGTAACGGCAGGAGTCGTTATCGCGTATACCATATTTGGAGGCTTTCTTGCCGTCAGTTTAACTGATTTTGTCCAGGGTATTATTATGTTTCTTGCCCTGATACTAGTACCTGTCGTGACGTTTTTCGAGCTCGGCGGACCCGCTTCCGCAATGCAAGATGTGAGACAAATTGATCCTCATCTTATGGACATTTTCAGAGGCACCAGCATACTCGGTATTATTTCATTCCTCGCTTGGGGTCTTGGATATTTTGGGCAACCTCATATAATTGTTCGTTTTATGGCGATTTCTTCCGTGAAAGAACTAAAACCTGCACGCCGGATTGGTATGACTTGGATGATCGTGTCCGTTTTCGGGGCCCTTTTAACTGGGTTATCCGGACTCGTTTATGCTACAAGAAATAATATTCCCGTCGATGATCCTGAAACCATCTTTGTTATTCTTTCGAATGTACTCTTTCATCCACTCATTACAGGATTTCTATTAGCCGCTATTCTTGCTGCTATCATGAGTACCATTTCTTCACAGCTGCTTGTTACGTCAAGTGCGCTTACAGAAGATTTCTATAAAACGTTCTTGCGCAGAAATGCAACTGATAAAGAATTAGTTTTAATTGGGCGCCTTTCCGTCTTGTTAGTAGCGATTGTTGGCCTTTTATTAGCCCTAACACCTAATAAAACCATACTTGCCCTAGTTGGATATGCATGGGCCGGATTTGGATCTGCATTTGGTCCCGCTGTTCTATTAAGCTTATATTGGAGACGTATGACGAAATGGGGAGCCTTGGCTGGTATGGTAGTCGGAGCCGTTACTGTGTTAGTCTGGGTGAATATTCCTGGTTTAAGCGACTTCATGTATGAAATGATTCCTGGCTTTACGTTAAGTCTAATTGCCGTCATTGGAGTCAGCTTTATGACTAGTATTCCAAATAAAGAAGTTCAAGATACTTTCAATGAAATGGAAAAAGTAATTTCTAAACTATAA
- the gatC gene encoding Asp-tRNA(Asn)/Glu-tRNA(Gln) amidotransferase subunit GatC, giving the protein MSRISMDEVKHVANLARLAITEEEAVKFQKQLDQMISFAEQLNELDTENVAPTSHVLDMKNVMREDVSKKGLPVEEVLKNAPDSTEDGHIRVPSILE; this is encoded by the coding sequence ATGTCACGTATTTCCATGGATGAGGTTAAGCATGTAGCGAATTTAGCACGATTGGCCATTACAGAGGAAGAAGCTGTGAAATTCCAGAAGCAACTAGATCAAATGATATCATTTGCTGAGCAATTGAATGAATTAGATACAGAGAATGTTGCACCAACATCTCATGTACTAGACATGAAGAATGTAATGAGAGAAGATGTCTCGAAAAAAGGACTGCCAGTGGAGGAAGTTTTGAAAAACGCTCCAGACAGCACAGAAGATGGTCACATTCGCGTACCATCAATCTTAGAATAA